The DNA segment GGAGGTGCTTGATAATGGGACAGCATCCTTAATTTCTTCATAAATATCTAGTTTTGGTAATTTTTTAGCAAGTTCTAGAAAGCCGGTATTGTTTTTTAGGATTTCTTTTTCATCTATTACATTATGGTAGCCATTAATGGTGACGAGGAAACGGTTTCCTTCTACTTTTGAAATGGTACCACCAATTTTCTCTACTGGAGGGTTGGGGTATAAGATTTTTATTGCCCAGTCTCTGTCATGATTGTTAGCTAATTGAAAGGTTCTACTAATATAACTTAAGCCAATTTTAGCCTTTGTTTCTGGTATATGTATTCCCAGTTTTTCAAACCACTTAGAGGTAATACCGCTCACTCCACTAGCATCCACTACTAAGTCTGCTAGTATGTTTTCTGTATCGCCACTTCTATCAACAACTTCAACCCCAACAATGATATTCTCTTTTTCCTTATATAAAAAGTTCTGGACCGATTGGTTGTACTGAACTGTTACATTAGGTATTCTCTTAATATATTGTTCTATGTGCCATTCTAAATGCGGACGGGTTTGAAGAATAATGGAGTATTCACCATCAAATCGTAGCTTCCAAACACCATGATGAAACCATGCAAGATCTTTTGTAGAGTTTATTTTTATGGCACCACTTGAATAAAATTTTTCAGTAATTCCTGGAAATAAGGATTCGAGTCCGGATTCACCCGCATGGAGAAGTGCGTGTATGTGTTCCCCTTGTGGAACACATTTTCTAGGGAGAGGTCCTTCTGGTTTTTGATCCCGTTCAATGATGAGTACCTCTTGGAAAAAATCAGACAACACACGTGCTGCTAATTTTCCGGAAATCCCTCCACCAATTATTACTGCTTTTTCCTTTCGAGACAAAGGATGAACACCTCGCATATCTATTTTTCTTCTAACTAAAGATAGCATACTATTGACACTAGGGATATATTGTTAACTCGAGTAAGTTATTAAAACATTAAGTCAGTCATTTAAATATAAAAACAGTATAATAGAATTACAATTTACTTTTTTGGAGTTGAATCTGTTGAGTCGTTTATTTGCTAAATGGTATGACTTTTTTATGAATCCGCTTGAGAAAAAGAAGTTTAAGAGGATAAGAAATGAACTTATTTCAAAGGCAGAGGGGTATGTCCTGGAAATTGGGGCAGGGACTGGAATCAATTTCCCATTATATAAAGGCGTAGAAAAGGTGACTGCAATAGAACCTAGTCCGCACATGATTGAACGATCGCTATCCAAAATGAAGCAAACAGTCATCCCAATCGAAATGGTTCAGGCAAGTGCAGAGGAATTGCCTTTTGAAGATAATACATTTGATACAGTTGTAGCAACGCTTGTCTTTTGTACGATTCCCAATCCAGAGAAAGCACTCTTAGAAATCCAGCGGGTATGCAAACCTGAAGGAAGTATTCTGTTATTTGAACATGTAAAAATGAAAAGTCAATTTTTAGGTGCACTTCAGGAATGGTTAACTCCGGCATGGAAAAAAGTCTGTGATGGTTGTTGTTTAAATCGGAACACAATGGATTTATTTCAAGCACATGGAGTTTTTATAAATAGTATTGAAACTTATTATAGTGATTTATTTATATCTGTAGAGGCTTTCAATAAAAAATAGATGGACTAGGCACATTTATTGAATATTCATTTTTTTCTTTCTATAATCGAAATGTTACATAATATGATTCTATACAAAGGTGTGAAGACTTATGAAATTAGTAGCAATTGTAGGAAGTTTGCGAAAAGGGTCTTATAACAAGCAATTAGCAGATACTATTAAGGAACGGCATGGCCAAACATTCGACTTAGAAATATTGGATCTTGGCTTGCTCCCGCATTTTGATCAGGATACTGAAAACAATCCTCCTATGTCTGTAATCGACTTTAAGAGGAAGGTAAAAGAAGCAGACGGGGTGATTATCATTACTCCTGAATACAATTGGTCTATTCCTGGTGTGTTAAAAAATGCACTCGATTGGCTATCTCGTGTTGATAAAGTACTCATTGGAAAACCAGTAATGACGGCTGGTGCGGCTACTGGATTAATGGGTACTCTACGAGCACAGCTCCATTTGCGTCAAATCTTAACCGCCTTACAGGTAAAACTTTTGTCGCCAGTTGGCAACGAGATTCTAATTAATCAAGCATCTGCAAAGTTTGATGAGGAAACAGGAAAGTTAGTAGATGAATCAACACTATCATTTCTTGATGTTGTCATAGAACGATTTGTCAATTTTATAAAAGAATAAAGGATAGTGCCTGCTCACAGACTCTGGAATTAAAAAAGTGATGGGGCAGGCATAGGTTCCACTCACAGTAAACTATAATATATTGTAGTTAAAGTGAGGTGGAACCTATGTATTTTTTTGAATTAATTTCTGAAGATGTTACATCAAGCCAATTGACCTTCCGTAAGCAACCA comes from the Neobacillus sp. PS2-9 genome and includes:
- a CDS encoding FAD-dependent monooxygenase, with the translated sequence MSRKEKAVIIGGGISGKLAARVLSDFFQEVLIIERDQKPEGPLPRKCVPQGEHIHALLHAGESGLESLFPGITEKFYSSGAIKINSTKDLAWFHHGVWKLRFDGEYSIILQTRPHLEWHIEQYIKRIPNVTVQYNQSVQNFLYKEKENIIVGVEVVDRSGDTENILADLVVDASGVSGITSKWFEKLGIHIPETKAKIGLSYISRTFQLANNHDRDWAIKILYPNPPVEKIGGTISKVEGNRFLVTINGYHNVIDEKEILKNNTGFLELAKKLPKLDIYEEIKDAVPLSSTSIYRVPQIVWRQYQQVKHFPEGLLVIGDTLCRIDPVFGQGMSISVLEALALQRLFKNSDHSIKKLATTFHRQAARIISPIWNMVITEDFRYPETKGKKPLGLFIQQWYAKKIFLISSQNQYVYNSLYKVMNLIHPMTTLMHPRILKTVLKQTFVK
- a CDS encoding NAD(P)H-dependent oxidoreductase, with the translated sequence MKLVAIVGSLRKGSYNKQLADTIKERHGQTFDLEILDLGLLPHFDQDTENNPPMSVIDFKRKVKEADGVIIITPEYNWSIPGVLKNALDWLSRVDKVLIGKPVMTAGAATGLMGTLRAQLHLRQILTALQVKLLSPVGNEILINQASAKFDEETGKLVDESTLSFLDVVIERFVNFIKE
- a CDS encoding class I SAM-dependent methyltransferase is translated as MSRLFAKWYDFFMNPLEKKKFKRIRNELISKAEGYVLEIGAGTGINFPLYKGVEKVTAIEPSPHMIERSLSKMKQTVIPIEMVQASAEELPFEDNTFDTVVATLVFCTIPNPEKALLEIQRVCKPEGSILLFEHVKMKSQFLGALQEWLTPAWKKVCDGCCLNRNTMDLFQAHGVFINSIETYYSDLFISVEAFNKK